GGACCGCCAGCGTACCGCGGAACATGACAAACACGCGATACAGGATCGCGCTCACCAGGAGAATATCGATGGCATCCCGCCATCTGAAGCCCTGAAGGATCTCCCACATGTCAGAGCTCGTCCGCCCGTGAAAGCTGCCGGATGGCCTGCGCCACGCGCACGACCTGGAGCGTCTCCGCCACGTCGTGAGTCCGGATCATGTGGGCGCCGTTCATCACCGCCACGGCCGTCGCTGCCAGGGAACCGACGAGGCGCTCCCCGGGGTCATCCTGCCCGAGGAGGGCGCCGATGAACGACTTCCGCGACACCCCGACGCAGACCGGCCGACCCAGGACCCGAAGCTCGCCGAGCCGGGCCAGGATCTCGCAGTCCCAGGCAACCCACGACCGCCCCCGTCCTCTGAAGAAGCCGATGGCCGGATCCACGACCACGTGCGCTTCGCCGATTCCGGCCGAGCGGGCGCGGCTCAGGCTCTCGCCGAGTAATGCGGTCACGGCTGCCAGGGGCGAGGAGGATCCCGGAGCCTGCGGACCCGAAGGCGTCTCCCCGTTTCCTCCGGGCGAGGCCATGACGATGAGGCCGGCCCGAGCGCGGGCGACCAGGCCCGCGAG
The DNA window shown above is from Candidatus Rokuibacteriota bacterium and carries:
- the folP gene encoding dihydropteroate synthase, with amino-acid sequence MTRHAVLGGIRLGDGLPPAVMGVLNVSPESFYRGSVHHLDDLLAAGERMVEAGAAILDVGAMSTAPYLSTQIPESEEAERLAAAVERLAAKLGVPISADTSRAAPTRAALEAGAVVINDVSGLSADPELAGLVARARAGLIVMASPGGNGETPSGPQAPGSSSPLAAVTALLGESLSRARSAGIGEAHVVVDPAIGFFRGRGRSWVAWDCEILARLGELRVLGRPVCVGVSRKSFIGALLGQDDPGERLVGSLAATAVAVMNGAHMIRTHDVAETLQVVRVAQAIRQLSRADEL